A window of the Parabacteroides merdae ATCC 43184 genome harbors these coding sequences:
- a CDS encoding lipoprotein N-acyltransferase Lnb domain-containing protein: protein MKKNIFLLFLLFTAVSLQAQYPLLSKDAEISLLTVSPSEDEVYTVYGHTALRVRDASKKLDTVFNYGIFDFSKPNFIYRFAKGETDYRLAAQYTRDFLIEYEMRGSEVTEQILDIDSAGKARIWEALMINNRPENRVYRYNFFFDNCATRPAAIIEKLAGGKIDYNVPFKQQTFRDLINYCTRNKPWLTFGCDLALGSPTDRIATPHEMMFLPPYLKEAFGTATITGADGSRKELVSSTKTLINGLTDDVKPDTGFFTPLVCCWAFFLVVLAVTFVEWRHKSYFRIVDCILFFTAGIAGIVLFFLSFVSTHPCVCPNWNIIWLQPFDLAAVILFTVKKLRKAAYYYHFINFAALTLMLAGWHFIPQHLNTAFIPLVMSLWLRSGYGVYRKIWNIGYEKY, encoded by the coding sequence ATGAAAAAAAATATATTCCTACTCTTTCTACTCTTTACCGCCGTCTCGCTTCAGGCGCAATACCCGTTGCTCAGCAAAGATGCCGAGATCAGCCTATTGACAGTTTCGCCATCGGAAGACGAAGTGTACACGGTCTACGGACATACAGCTTTGCGGGTAAGAGATGCATCGAAAAAACTCGATACCGTATTTAATTACGGGATATTCGACTTCTCGAAGCCCAACTTCATCTATCGGTTTGCAAAAGGAGAAACCGATTACAGACTGGCAGCGCAATATACACGCGACTTCCTAATCGAATATGAGATGCGGGGAAGCGAAGTCACCGAACAAATCCTGGATATCGATTCCGCAGGAAAAGCACGGATATGGGAAGCGTTGATGATCAATAACCGGCCGGAAAACCGCGTATACCGTTATAATTTCTTTTTCGACAATTGTGCGACGAGACCCGCTGCCATCATCGAGAAGCTGGCAGGTGGAAAAATAGATTATAACGTGCCGTTCAAGCAGCAGACGTTCCGCGATCTCATCAACTACTGTACGCGCAACAAACCCTGGCTTACGTTCGGATGTGACCTGGCACTTGGCAGTCCGACCGACCGGATCGCGACTCCCCATGAAATGATGTTCCTACCGCCCTACCTGAAAGAAGCGTTCGGTACGGCAACCATTACCGGTGCAGACGGTTCTCGGAAGGAATTGGTAAGTTCAACCAAAACATTGATAAACGGACTCACCGATGACGTAAAACCGGATACGGGCTTCTTTACGCCGCTTGTCTGCTGTTGGGCCTTTTTCCTGGTTGTGCTGGCTGTCACATTCGTTGAATGGCGACATAAATCCTATTTCAGGATTGTTGATTGCATCTTGTTTTTCACAGCTGGAATAGCAGGAATCGTACTGTTTTTCCTGAGTTTCGTTTCGACACATCCATGCGTTTGCCCGAACTGGAATATTATCTGGTTACAACCTTTTGACTTAGCAGCTGTTATTTTGTTTACAGTAAAAAAGTTAAGAAAGGCCGCATATTATTATCATTTTATTAACTTTGCGGCGCTTACGCTGATGCTGGCTGGCTGGCATTTCATTCCGCAGCATTTAAATACAGCATTTATCCCGTTGGTAATGAGCCTTTGGCTCCGTTCGGGATATGGCGTTTACAGAAAAATATGGAACATCGGGTACGAAAAATATTAA
- a CDS encoding alkaline phosphatase family protein has product MEHRVRKILTSLIAILAATNLEAQQSTPKLVVCITVDQLRGDYIEYFYNTFGERGFKRLMNEGLVYNNIRFEFSDIDEASAFATLFTGSNPNFNGIAGKNIYDFDKEKEVSVLYDPDYIGNYTKEHYSPRKLISSTIGDELKIASKGRSDVYAIAPNPESAILSAGHAANGAFWMDDYNGKWATTTYYKGLPWYVDRYNNGPESLSARLEQMTWTPSLSLDKFNAFPYVLDEIPFKYTFKENTNECFFNLKTSPFINKEINRLALQFLEYGAFGTRSCPDMLAITYYAGNYRGNMHKEYTREIQDTYYQLDKDLEQLLDKIDKKVGLNNTLIVFTGSGYYKSEEEYPDGMQLTNGEFHPKRCVALLNMYLMAIYGQHTNWVKGFYNNHIYLNRKAIEDAKLELTVIQEKAAEFLREFSGVQFVATENVLRTGNWNEKTSKYLHGTHLSSRGDLIIELQPGWTINNDDPKAKVKVIRNNAVITPLVFMGNGIKPEHIYREVKATEVAPTVTHVLRIRPPNASLSLPLRELTIDNGQLTIPSK; this is encoded by the coding sequence ATGGAACATCGGGTACGAAAAATATTAACATCGCTCATCGCAATTCTGGCAGCAACCAACCTGGAGGCTCAACAAAGCACTCCCAAATTGGTCGTGTGCATCACTGTCGATCAATTGCGGGGTGATTATATAGAATACTTTTATAATACATTCGGCGAGCGTGGTTTCAAGCGGTTGATGAATGAAGGACTGGTGTATAACAACATACGGTTCGAATTCTCAGACATAGATGAAGCCAGTGCCTTTGCCACCCTATTCACCGGAAGCAATCCTAACTTCAATGGAATAGCGGGAAAGAATATCTACGATTTTGACAAGGAAAAGGAAGTTTCGGTCTTATATGACCCGGACTATATCGGCAATTATACGAAAGAGCATTATTCTCCCCGGAAACTGATCAGCTCCACAATCGGAGACGAACTGAAAATCGCTTCCAAAGGCAGAAGTGACGTATATGCCATTGCTCCCAACCCCGAAAGTGCGATCCTTTCCGCCGGACATGCGGCAAACGGTGCTTTCTGGATGGACGATTACAACGGCAAATGGGCAACAACGACCTACTACAAAGGGCTTCCTTGGTATGTGGACCGCTACAACAACGGCCCGGAATCTCTGTCGGCACGTTTGGAGCAGATGACTTGGACTCCCTCCCTGTCACTGGATAAGTTCAATGCATTTCCGTACGTGTTAGATGAAATTCCTTTCAAATACACATTCAAGGAAAATACAAACGAGTGTTTCTTCAACTTGAAGACCTCCCCTTTTATCAATAAGGAAATCAACCGCTTGGCGCTTCAGTTCCTCGAATACGGGGCTTTCGGTACACGTTCCTGTCCGGATATGCTTGCCATCACTTATTATGCAGGCAATTATCGCGGCAATATGCATAAGGAATACACCCGCGAGATACAAGACACCTATTATCAGTTGGACAAGGATCTGGAGCAGTTGTTGGACAAGATCGACAAGAAGGTCGGACTGAACAACACGCTGATCGTCTTTACCGGTTCAGGATATTATAAGAGTGAAGAAGAATATCCTGACGGCATGCAGCTGACAAATGGCGAATTCCATCCGAAACGTTGCGTCGCCTTACTCAATATGTACTTGATGGCGATCTACGGCCAACATACGAATTGGGTAAAAGGATTCTATAACAACCATATCTATCTGAACCGCAAAGCGATAGAAGACGCGAAGCTGGAACTGACGGTCATACAGGAAAAGGCGGCCGAATTCTTGCGCGAATTCAGCGGCGTGCAATTCGTTGCAACCGAGAATGTCCTTCGTACGGGCAACTGGAATGAAAAGACTTCCAAATACCTGCACGGCACCCACCTTTCAAGCCGTGGTGACCTGATCATCGAGTTACAGCCCGGATGGACCATCAACAACGACGATCCGAAAGCGAAAGTAAAAGTAATACGAAATAATGCAGTTATAACCCCGCTGGTATTTATGGGCAACGGTATCAAGCCGGAACATATCTACCGCGAAGTAAAAGCCACAGAGGTAGCCCCAACGGTAACCCATGTGCTGAGGATCAGGCCACCCAATGCGTCCCTCAGCTTGCCACTTAGAGAATTGACAATTGACAATGGACAATTGACAATTCCATCTAAATAA
- the secA gene encoding preprotein translocase subunit SecA → MGFNEFMTKLFGNKSQRDLKEITPYVDKIKAVYPSIQKLSNDELRAKTDEIKQRIQDYVADERAKVEELRKGIDNKELEEREAIWAEVDKIEKNITEKMEVVLEEVLPEVFSIMKDTARRFSENETIEVTANDFDRNLATKYDFVEINGDKAIYHNHWVAGGNEITWDMVHYDVQLFGGVVLHKGKIAEMATGEGKTLVATLPVFLNALTRNGVHVVTVNDYLSKRDSEWMGPLYMFHGLSVDCIDKHQPNSDARRAAYNADITFGTNNEFGFDYLRDNMAISPNDLVQRKHNYAIVDEVDSVLIDDARTPLIISGPIPRGEEQLFEQFRPNVEVVVNAQKDLCSKMLIEAKKKMASSDQKEVEEGSIQLYRSFKGYPRNKALIKFLSEQGVKAQMLKTEEYFMSENMRHMHEATDELYFVIDEKNNSIELTDKGIDLLTGKTDDPTFFVLPDITSQLSELEHIQNEEEKQAKKDELLANYSVKSERVHTINQLLKAYTLFEKDDEYVVMDNKVMIVDEQTGRIMDGRRYSDGLHQAIEAKERVKVEAATQTFATITLQNYFRMYHKLSGMTGTAETEAGEFWDIYKLDVVVIPTNRPIARNDMNDRIYKTKREKYNAVIEEIVRLTEAGRPVLVGTTSVEISELLSRMLTMRKIKHNVLNAKLHQKEAEIVATAGQSSTVTIATNMAGRGTDIKLSQEVKAAGGLAIIGTERHESRRVDRQLRGRAGRQGDPGSSVFFVSLEDDLMRLFASEKIAGLMDKLGFKEGEVLEHSMLSKSVERAQKKVEENNFGIRKRLLEYDDVMNSQRNVIYTRRRHALMGERIGLDVLNTIYDTSVAIVDQHADGDYEGFKLELFKTFAMECPFTEEEFKNGKADKLADKLFDEALQLFKRRMERMTQVANPVIKQVYEHQGAMYENIMIPITDGKRMYNVSCNLKEAYETESKAITKAFQKSIVLHTIDEAWKEHLREMDELRHSVQNASYENKDPLLIYKLESYNLFKNMVDMMNRKTAAVLMRGQIPVREEPTEEEKQAMAARQAAMEEAARQRIAIQRAEAERHQDMSKYRTEKTDISGNNNPEERAQQQPRQEPVRAEKRVGRNDPCPCGSGKKYKNCHGQGL, encoded by the coding sequence ATGGGATTTAATGAATTTATGACGAAGCTGTTCGGCAATAAGTCGCAGCGTGACCTGAAAGAAATCACCCCGTATGTGGACAAGATCAAGGCCGTATATCCGTCAATCCAAAAGCTCTCGAATGACGAGCTTCGTGCAAAAACTGATGAAATCAAACAACGTATCCAGGATTACGTAGCCGATGAACGCGCTAAAGTGGAAGAACTGCGCAAAGGCATCGACAACAAGGAACTGGAAGAACGTGAAGCGATCTGGGCAGAAGTTGACAAGATCGAAAAGAATATCACTGAAAAGATGGAAGTGGTACTGGAAGAGGTACTTCCAGAAGTCTTTTCTATCATGAAAGATACGGCTCGCCGTTTTTCTGAAAACGAAACGATCGAAGTAACGGCAAATGACTTCGACCGTAACCTGGCTACCAAATACGACTTTGTGGAAATCAACGGCGACAAGGCCATCTATCACAACCATTGGGTAGCAGGTGGCAACGAAATCACCTGGGATATGGTCCACTACGACGTACAGTTGTTCGGTGGTGTCGTACTGCACAAAGGCAAGATTGCCGAAATGGCGACCGGTGAAGGTAAGACATTGGTGGCTACTCTGCCGGTATTCTTGAACGCATTGACCCGCAACGGTGTACACGTAGTAACCGTGAACGACTACCTGTCAAAACGTGACTCGGAATGGATGGGCCCGTTATATATGTTCCACGGACTGTCGGTAGACTGTATCGACAAGCACCAGCCGAACTCCGACGCCCGCCGTGCCGCTTACAATGCCGACATCACATTCGGTACGAACAACGAATTCGGTTTCGACTATCTGCGTGACAATATGGCGATCAGCCCGAACGACCTGGTACAGCGCAAACACAACTACGCCATCGTCGATGAGGTCGACTCCGTGTTGATCGACGATGCCCGTACACCGTTGATTATTTCCGGTCCGATCCCTCGCGGCGAAGAGCAGCTGTTCGAACAGTTCCGTCCGAACGTGGAAGTAGTCGTAAACGCACAGAAAGACCTTTGTTCCAAGATGCTGATCGAAGCCAAGAAGAAAATGGCAAGCAGCGATCAGAAAGAGGTGGAAGAAGGTTCTATCCAACTGTACCGTTCTTTCAAAGGATATCCGCGCAACAAGGCACTGATCAAATTCCTGAGCGAACAAGGCGTAAAAGCCCAGATGTTGAAGACGGAAGAATATTTCATGTCAGAAAACATGCGTCACATGCATGAAGCGACAGACGAACTGTACTTCGTGATCGACGAAAAAAATAACAGTATCGAATTGACCGATAAAGGTATCGACTTGCTGACCGGCAAGACCGATGATCCGACATTCTTCGTATTGCCGGATATCACCTCCCAGCTTTCCGAACTGGAACATATCCAAAACGAAGAAGAAAAACAGGCTAAGAAAGACGAATTGCTGGCCAACTATTCCGTCAAGAGCGAACGCGTACATACGATCAACCAGTTGTTGAAGGCTTACACTTTGTTCGAGAAAGACGACGAATATGTCGTGATGGACAACAAGGTCATGATCGTCGACGAACAAACGGGCCGTATCATGGACGGACGCCGCTACTCCGACGGTCTGCATCAGGCTATCGAAGCAAAAGAACGTGTGAAAGTGGAAGCTGCAACACAGACATTTGCAACAATCACCCTGCAGAACTACTTCCGCATGTATCACAAGCTGTCAGGTATGACCGGTACGGCAGAAACGGAAGCCGGTGAATTCTGGGACATCTACAAACTGGATGTTGTCGTAATCCCGACAAACCGCCCGATCGCCCGTAACGACATGAACGACCGCATCTACAAGACGAAACGCGAAAAATATAACGCCGTAATCGAAGAGATCGTCCGGTTGACCGAAGCAGGACGTCCGGTACTGGTCGGTACGACATCCGTCGAAATCTCCGAATTGTTGAGCCGTATGCTTACTATGCGTAAGATCAAACATAACGTCCTGAACGCGAAATTGCACCAGAAAGAAGCTGAAATCGTAGCGACTGCCGGACAGAGCAGTACGGTGACGATCGCCACCAACATGGCCGGTCGTGGTACTGACATCAAGCTATCGCAGGAAGTAAAAGCAGCCGGCGGTTTGGCCATCATCGGTACGGAACGTCACGAAAGCCGCCGTGTAGACCGTCAGTTACGTGGTCGTGCCGGACGTCAAGGTGACCCGGGTTCTTCCGTATTCTTTGTTTCTCTGGAAGACGATTTGATGCGTCTGTTCGCATCTGAAAAGATAGCCGGATTGATGGACAAATTAGGGTTCAAGGAAGGTGAAGTGTTGGAACACAGCATGCTGAGCAAATCTGTTGAACGTGCTCAGAAGAAGGTGGAAGAAAACAACTTCGGTATTCGTAAACGTCTGTTGGAATATGACGATGTGATGAACTCGCAACGTAACGTAATCTATACCCGCCGTCGTCATGCTCTGATGGGAGAACGTATCGGTCTGGACGTATTAAATACAATTTATGATACATCCGTTGCAATCGTCGACCAGCATGCCGATGGTGACTACGAAGGTTTCAAGCTGGAACTGTTCAAGACTTTCGCAATGGAATGTCCGTTCACGGAAGAAGAATTCAAGAACGGCAAAGCCGACAAGCTGGCCGATAAACTGTTCGATGAAGCGTTGCAGCTGTTCAAACGCCGCATGGAACGTATGACTCAGGTTGCCAATCCGGTGATCAAACAAGTTTACGAACATCAGGGTGCGATGTATGAAAACATCATGATCCCTATTACGGACGGTAAACGTATGTATAATGTTTCCTGCAACTTGAAAGAAGCTTACGAAACAGAAAGCAAAGCTATCACGAAAGCATTCCAAAAATCGATCGTCCTGCATACTATCGATGAAGCTTGGAAAGAACATTTGCGTGAAATGGACGAACTGCGTCACTCGGTACAAAACGCCAGTTACGAAAATAAAGATCCCCTGTTGATCTACAAGTTAGAGTCTTACAACCTGTTCAAGAACATGGTGGATATGATGAACCGTAAGACTGCTGCCGTCTTGATGCGCGGGCAGATCCCTGTTCGCGAAGAACCGACCGAAGAAGAAAAGCAGGCTATGGCTGCCCGTCAAGCAGCTATGGAAGAGGCTGCCCGTCAGCGTATCGCTATCCAAAGAGCTGAAGCCGAGCGCCACCAGGACATGAGCAAATATCGTACTGAGAAGACCGATATCTCCGGTAACAACAATCCGGAAGAACGTGCCCAGCAACAACCGCGCCAGGAACCAGTTCGCGCCGAAAAACGCGTAGGTCGCAACGACCCCTGTCCTTGCGGAAGCGGTAAGAAATATAAGAATTGCCACGGGCAAGGTTTATAA
- a CDS encoding tetratricopeptide repeat protein, translated as MKKIILLLAFCLSVGNLFAQDANADKLREEGDAAMTAKNYPEVVAKYSEYLKLTNYEDESRIFNCAFAAYNAKKYDDAIKFYDMAIQKGYKADDAYVGKAMSLRSQDKAADFTATVEAGLKANAQNANLEKLLYAYCMKKGQAAQKAGKTEEAEELFKDVLVVSNAKYKGNALYSLGVMFYNAGAKILADANPIATSDPDKYAAEKKKADAQMAKAKGYLEQAVALNAADANSKKILDAINAAAK; from the coding sequence ATGAAGAAAATTATCTTATTACTGGCTTTTTGCCTGAGTGTAGGCAATTTATTCGCACAAGATGCGAACGCAGACAAACTGCGTGAAGAAGGAGACGCAGCCATGACTGCAAAAAACTATCCCGAAGTTGTAGCAAAGTACAGCGAATACTTGAAACTTACAAACTATGAAGATGAAAGCCGTATCTTTAACTGTGCATTTGCAGCTTACAATGCCAAAAAGTATGACGATGCCATCAAGTTCTACGACATGGCCATTCAAAAGGGCTATAAAGCGGACGACGCCTATGTAGGCAAAGCGATGTCTTTGCGTAGTCAGGACAAAGCTGCTGATTTTACAGCAACAGTTGAAGCTGGTCTGAAAGCAAATGCCCAAAACGCAAACCTCGAAAAACTTCTGTATGCTTATTGCATGAAGAAAGGACAAGCAGCCCAGAAAGCAGGTAAGACAGAAGAAGCAGAAGAACTGTTCAAAGACGTATTAGTTGTAAGTAACGCCAAATATAAAGGCAACGCTCTGTACAGCCTTGGCGTTATGTTCTACAATGCAGGTGCAAAAATTCTGGCCGATGCCAACCCGATCGCAACATCCGATCCAGACAAATACGCTGCTGAAAAGAAAAAAGCAGATGCTCAAATGGCAAAAGCAAAAGGTTATCTGGAACAGGCAGTCGCTTTGAACGCAGCCGATGCTAATTCCAAAAAGATTCTGGATGCTATCAATGCTGCTGCAAAATAA
- a CDS encoding MBL fold metallo-hydrolase encodes MIENMTTELTMLGTGNATVTKCYNTCFTIKTGKNILLVDAGGGNGILGQLEKAEIAISEIHDMFVTHAHTDHILGAVWMVRIVMQKMLSGQYTGTFRVYGHDKVLEVLDWICRKLLPAKIVALIGSAVEFREVKDGETFEAGGLCLQCFDIASTKEKQFGFRTQLPDGQSFVCLGDEPYNVINRSYVENADWLLCEAFCLYEDREVFQPYKKHHSTALDAGRLAAELGVKNLVLYHTEDRNLDTRKQSYMREAAQAFSGTVYVPDDLERINI; translated from the coding sequence ATGATTGAAAATATGACTACTGAACTGACTATGCTCGGAACAGGTAATGCTACCGTTACAAAATGTTATAACACCTGTTTCACGATTAAGACCGGAAAGAACATCTTACTGGTCGACGCCGGAGGTGGCAACGGTATATTGGGACAGTTGGAGAAAGCGGAAATCGCGATAAGCGAGATACATGATATGTTTGTGACACATGCTCATACCGACCATATATTGGGGGCTGTCTGGATGGTCCGTATCGTTATGCAGAAAATGCTGTCCGGACAATATACGGGCACTTTCCGGGTGTATGGACATGATAAGGTGTTGGAAGTGCTGGATTGGATCTGCCGGAAATTGCTGCCGGCAAAGATCGTCGCATTGATCGGGAGCGCAGTCGAGTTTCGTGAGGTGAAGGATGGAGAGACCTTTGAAGCCGGAGGTTTATGCCTGCAATGTTTCGATATCGCATCCACCAAAGAAAAACAGTTCGGATTTCGAACGCAGCTGCCGGACGGACAGTCGTTTGTCTGTCTGGGAGACGAACCTTATAATGTGATAAACCGCTCTTATGTGGAAAATGCGGACTGGCTTTTATGCGAAGCCTTTTGCTTGTATGAGGATCGGGAAGTTTTCCAACCTTATAAGAAGCACCACAGTACGGCATTGGACGCCGGGAGATTGGCTGCGGAATTGGGAGTGAAGAATTTGGTCTTATATCACACCGAAGACCGTAACTTGGATACCCGCAAGCAATCTTATATGCGTGAAGCTGCACAGGCATTCTCCGGAACCGTTTATGTACCGGACGATTTGGAAAGGATTAACATTTGA
- a CDS encoding sensor histidine kinase, translated as MRIKGLFWILTALLLSVLAIITYHAFYTESVSLFFLVEGLVLLTVLYLSVFYRRIIKPLHIIGNGMELLKEQDFSSRLSRVGQKEADRIVDIFNKMMEQLKNERLHLREQNHFLDLLINASPMGVIMLNLDKEVLSVNPAARKMLGISSLPDIVGKRLSELDSPLAAELEPIPLYDSQTVRLNDANIYKCTHSSFVDRGFHHSFYLVEMLTQEVFKAEKKAYEKVIRMIAHEVNNTTAGITSTLDTLEATFSGMQDTEDICEVLSVSIERCYSMSHFITNFADVVRIPEPQTKTQPLNAVVFSCKRFMETICLNRNIRIVMELDSVSPIVNLDNSLFEQVLVNIIKNASEAIGHDGEIYIRTFRNPVCLEIADTGKGIDKETEAKLFSPFFSTKRGGQGIGLIFIREVLQKHNCSFSLRTYADGLTRFRILFE; from the coding sequence ATGAGAATAAAAGGACTGTTTTGGATATTGACTGCATTGCTGTTGTCTGTATTGGCAATCATTACCTATCATGCTTTCTATACGGAATCGGTTTCCCTGTTCTTCTTGGTGGAAGGACTCGTACTTCTGACGGTTCTCTATTTGTCTGTGTTCTATCGCCGTATCATCAAGCCGCTTCATATCATTGGGAACGGTATGGAGCTGTTGAAGGAACAGGATTTCAGTTCCCGTCTGAGCCGTGTGGGACAGAAGGAGGCAGATCGTATTGTCGATATATTCAACAAGATGATGGAACAGTTGAAGAACGAACGACTGCATTTAAGGGAACAGAATCATTTTCTGGATCTGCTGATCAATGCTTCACCGATGGGAGTGATTATGTTGAATCTCGATAAGGAAGTCCTTTCGGTTAATCCGGCGGCTCGTAAGATGTTGGGGATCTCTTCCTTGCCGGATATTGTGGGTAAGCGTCTGTCGGAATTGGATTCACCTTTGGCGGCAGAGCTGGAGCCGATCCCCTTGTATGATTCGCAGACAGTTCGCCTGAACGATGCCAATATCTATAAATGTACGCATTCATCATTTGTGGACCGTGGCTTCCATCATTCGTTCTATCTGGTGGAAATGTTGACGCAGGAGGTCTTCAAGGCCGAAAAGAAAGCGTATGAAAAGGTGATCCGCATGATTGCCCATGAGGTGAATAACACGACTGCTGGCATTACTTCTACATTGGATACGCTTGAAGCGACCTTCAGCGGGATGCAGGATACGGAAGATATTTGTGAAGTTTTGAGCGTTTCGATAGAGCGTTGTTACAGTATGAGCCATTTTATCACGAATTTTGCAGATGTGGTCCGCATACCGGAGCCGCAAACCAAGACACAGCCGCTGAATGCAGTTGTCTTTTCTTGCAAACGTTTTATGGAAACGATCTGTCTGAACCGGAATATCCGGATCGTGATGGAGCTGGACTCCGTCTCGCCGATTGTCAATCTGGACAATTCACTCTTCGAACAGGTATTGGTCAACATCATCAAGAACGCCTCCGAGGCGATCGGCCACGATGGCGAGATTTATATCCGTACCTTCCGTAATCCGGTTTGCCTGGAGATTGCCGACACTGGTAAAGGCATTGATAAGGAAACGGAGGCCAAGTTGTTCAGCCCTTTCTTTTCCACCAAACGCGGTGGTCAGGGCATCGGCTTGATCTTTATCCGCGAAGTGCTTCAAAAGCACAACTGTTCTTTTTCTCTTAGGACGTATGCGGACGGATTGACGAGGTTTAGAATTTTGTTCGAGTAG
- a CDS encoding sigma-54-dependent transcriptional regulator: MILIIDDDAAVRSSLTFLLKRAGFEPEAVPGPEEALVVVRQTTLQLILMDMNFTLTTTGEEGIQLLKQVKVFQPDVPVILMTAWGSISLAVQGMQAGAFDFVTKPWNNLVLLKSIRTAIELSEQKKEQKMPLNRLDADNKFHFDKIIGQSAPLMDVLGTVSRIAPTNASVLITGESGTGKELIAEAIHTNSSRAKEPFVKVNLGGLSQSLFESEMFGHKKGAFTDAYIDRTGRFEMANKGTIFLDEIGDLELSCQVKLLRVLQDQTFEVLGDSRPRKVDIRVVSATNRNLREMVVERMFREDLFYRINLITVHLPALRERKDDIPLLVRYFADKQSEINGLPTVRFSSEALTFLQKLPYPGNIRELKNLVERTILVSGKAVLEASDFESQCFHTMLSAKAEAASSLEGLTLDELEKQTILQALKTHAGNLSHVATALGISRAALYRRLEKYDIPVDK; the protein is encoded by the coding sequence ATGATCTTGATAATAGACGATGATGCTGCCGTTCGTTCTTCGCTAACTTTCTTGTTGAAACGAGCCGGGTTCGAACCGGAAGCTGTTCCGGGGCCGGAAGAGGCGTTGGTTGTCGTACGCCAGACGACGTTGCAGCTTATCCTGATGGATATGAACTTTACACTGACTACGACCGGTGAAGAGGGTATACAACTACTGAAGCAGGTGAAGGTATTCCAGCCCGATGTCCCGGTTATTCTGATGACGGCATGGGGATCTATTTCGCTTGCCGTACAGGGAATGCAAGCAGGAGCTTTCGATTTTGTGACTAAACCTTGGAATAATCTCGTACTGCTGAAATCTATCCGTACGGCGATCGAACTAAGTGAACAGAAGAAGGAGCAGAAAATGCCATTGAACCGCCTGGATGCCGATAATAAATTTCATTTTGACAAGATCATAGGCCAGAGCGCTCCGTTGATGGATGTGCTGGGGACGGTTTCCCGGATTGCTCCGACCAACGCTTCAGTCCTGATAACCGGAGAGAGTGGAACGGGCAAAGAACTGATTGCCGAGGCGATTCATACGAACAGTTCACGTGCGAAGGAGCCGTTCGTAAAGGTCAACCTTGGCGGACTTTCGCAAAGCCTTTTCGAGAGTGAGATGTTCGGGCATAAGAAAGGAGCGTTTACCGATGCTTATATCGATCGTACCGGACGTTTCGAGATGGCAAATAAAGGGACGATCTTTCTCGATGAAATCGGCGATCTCGAACTGTCTTGTCAGGTGAAGTTGTTACGTGTTCTGCAAGACCAGACGTTCGAGGTTTTGGGCGATAGCCGTCCTCGCAAAGTCGATATCCGTGTGGTTAGCGCGACAAACCGTAACCTGCGTGAAATGGTGGTAGAGCGCATGTTTCGGGAAGATTTGTTTTATCGCATCAACTTGATAACCGTCCACCTACCTGCGCTTCGTGAGCGTAAAGACGATATTCCTCTGTTGGTACGCTATTTTGCCGACAAACAATCGGAGATAAACGGCTTGCCTACCGTCCGCTTTTCGTCGGAAGCCTTGACCTTCCTGCAAAAGCTGCCTTATCCTGGTAATATCCGTGAGTTGAAGAATTTGGTGGAACGGACGATATTGGTATCAGGCAAGGCTGTTTTGGAAGCCTCTGATTTCGAGAGCCAGTGCTTCCATACGATGCTGTCGGCAAAGGCTGAGGCTGCTTCTTCGCTTGAAGGCCTGACGTTGGACGAGTTGGAAAAGCAAACGATTCTCCAGGCACTGAAGACACATGCCGGTAATCTTTCACACGTTGCTACGGCGCTCGGCATCAGTCGGGCAGCCCTGTACCGTCGTCTAGAGAAATATGATATACCTGTAGACAAGTAA